A segment of the Salminus brasiliensis chromosome 1, fSalBra1.hap2, whole genome shotgun sequence genome:
AAACATAATGGCAAGACTAATGATTCATCTGTTAAAAAGACAGACAACTACAAAATTCCTGGTCTTGGACGAGCTGTTCTGtggaaaatgttttgttttgtttgtttgtttgttttttacagcaagggtttcctccttgcacacctcccattaaaaaaatctaactTGTGCAGTCATTTTCGGATGAGAGATGCATGTAGTTTTACAAAGCATATGGCTGAAATGTACATATGCTTAAGTATGTTAAAAAGGACAAAGGTTATCAATGGGTATGATCCTCTCCACGAAATGTATTCtaaatgtgttatttatttgttcatgtactgtaacagaatatcatcactgtcactcaaaaaccttcACAGTAGAAGAAAAAACTTCAACTGTAAtagctttcagtggaagtgGTCATGTTACAGTGTATTCAGCTCTAGCACAGCGTTCTAGATTTCTGAATGAATCAGGAATCTATGATCCACATCGCAAAATGTACCGACTGCTGGAACACGTGTCTAAAATCCTACGAAAGGACAACAGCATGGGAAGGTGCACAATTCCCATCTACTACAAGCAGAATGCAATGTGTAGAGGGTCACGCAATATCTTCATAAAACTGCTGTCATTAGTTTTCAGCTGGCAAACTCAGTTCCTCTAGCATTCACAGAACTACTGAACCCTCCGGGTTTTTATTTAAGAAGAGGAAGGAAGAAAACATTATCTTACAGTTCCTTGGGAGGGGAGGCACTCTTTGTGGAACATGTGCCTGCAGTGGAACACCACCACACTGAAGGGCTGGGCTGTATCTACAACAACCAACATACATCAGAATCAATGCACACTCTTTGATTAAACGTTTAGCTGTAAATGCAACATTTCAGACTATTTTCTTTTAACCAAAGATATGACTATGAAGGTTAAGGAGTGTTTAGTATACCAGTTCAGCATGTCATACCTGACGGTAATATTGTGACGTGGCATGCTTCACAGATGTTCTCCTCTACACAGAAAAGAGATATGATATTAGTAAAGAGACGGCCCCCTTTTTTAAAGCATTACTAGATTAATAATGACTAGACTGGTGTTTTACCGTCTACGCGAACACCTCTCATTTGCGTTCTGTGCATCTTATGCAGCAGGGAGAGTGAGTCGGCCACCAGGATCTTCTTACAGCCCTCCCGCAACAAGATCTAAAGTGAAATTCACAGAGATGCTTACAGGCTCTATCCGCACCACTTCACTGTTTCACTGTCTTTTCGGACGTGCTGATATGTGCAAACCCAGCATATGTGGATACAATAGGATGTTCTGTGTCACTAAACCAACGTATTGGAAATAAAGAATCCCTTCAGTGACCCTTATGACCAAATATCCAGATTCACAGATTCTGCAGTTGGTGTTTTTATTAATCTGTGGAGCCTTACAGATTGAGTTAACAGAAAAGGTTCAGCATTGGTGGATAAGCTACACAGATAGCCAATCAAAAAAGGAGATGTGTGTAAAACTGAACTGGGGCAGACAAAGGGTTGCATTTGTGATTTAATAAAATGCAAATCATTATTAACAGTAAAGtatttttttcctccaaaaaaaACAGGGTAAGAATGGCAAGAAAAGTCCATAGAATGTCACTGTGCTTCTTATCCGCTTTGTGGCACATGTCACAGGTGGATTGTTTGCATTAGggaaaaagagtttatcctgcttttgtttgtctctacggtccagggacttttttactagattttggagcaatgctgaaacaagagcatcagtgaggtcaggatgttgaatgatcaccactccacctcacccctaacttatcccaaaagtattggacagaaCACCatatttccactgctccacagctcaatactggggggctttatggtgccaataagttcatatttatctgctccagagagtcctattctattggcaataattcttcacaagctgtgtctgtgcatttgcatatctgtgtcagcaatgggagcaacttaaagtagctgaatgcattcattagaaggggcatACAATATTATGCCATTGTTGATATTAGCAAATATGTATGCTACCAAGAGCCGATTTCTCAGACTCCTATTAAGGCTAATCCAGGACTAAAAATTAATTTATCACAGCCACTTCCATTTAGTtcaagactaagcttaatccatGTCTGGGAAATGGAGCCCTCAAGTTGTTGTGCTCCAAGTTTGCTATTAAATTCAATTCTTAAACAGTTCTCACCTCAAACATCACAATGCACCTTCTGTTATTTAGAAAGTCATTTAGAAATGTattaaacagcattaaacaTTTGTGATGTGGTAGAATGATACGAGCAGGGATTGAGgcatgtttttttcacattGAATAGTTAAATAATTGAAGATTTCATTAAGAATCACAACTATCCCTGTGAGCTCCAGGCAAATTTAATTCCTGGCTGCACGTGCATTTTGAAGACgaaaaacaagaacattaaACCTAATCCATTATATACTGTGGTATATTTGGCATTACACCCTCAAAACAACCAGATTTCAGCACTGATGCAAATGAAATGCAAGTTTTGGCTCAGTGTATCCTGTTGATGCTACTTAAAATGAACCTCAAGTTATCCACCTGAAAGTACTGCcaacctgtttgttttctgattGGGTCTATAACTGTTCCACACTGTTTAACTTGACAGCATCCATTGAATCATTGGGGACTATTTCCATCGTATCTTACCTGTAGATTGTAatcttgcaggattttaaccAGTGAATCTCTGAGATTGGGGATCTCCATGCCTTCTTTGATGCGGTGGATTAGGAGAATGGGGTCCACATGGGTTCCTATGTTATTCAGCAACCCTGTGATAAAAGCTACAGAAAGAACAGTGGACACGTTAGGGCATTGGAGCTCAAGCACAAGCATTTCTTGCTCTGGTGCTATGGTATTAGGCCATGTTCACAAAATATCAAATGTTCTGTGAACTCAGCCTGACTGTGTTTCATTCATAATATACATGAAATCCATGTAGGGAGCATGCCAGATTACCTCATTTAACCCCATTTCACTGCTAGCACTGTCACAGGATCGTTCTAACATGTCTCGTCCTGTTCTACAACACGGCTTAGACAAACGGGCGCTTTCAAAATGACAAGTAACAGAGCAACAACTAGACCTACGTGGTTTATCTATAGAGTAAGAGATGAGATCTTCCCACAGTTCTGCATCGTCCTGCTCTTTGGCAAACTCTATGGCCTTATCCACGTCTCCCAGCTCCTCCATGATCATCTGCAGCGCCCGCCTGCAGTTCCCCATCcgacctgcagaaagaaaaagaagaggaaaaaactTAACAATAAACACTATTGATTATAGCAAGAACTTTTAAGCTGTTGACTTTAGACATACAGTAATCATAAAGCGTACTCGGTTAGAAGGTGGTTGTAAATAAAAGTATACTGAATAGAGCACATGAAAGCCTGGACTTACTAAGTAAAAAGACTGTCTCTTCAACGAAGTGCCTCTGCTGGCAGATCTCCAGTGCCTAAAAGTGAAGAACAACTTGTTAATGGAAATACTGTAGAttgtacacttctgaaaaacttgatgaaaaataaaatagtgaATAAAAGATTAGCTTGGGTTTTTTAAGGGTAATCCAAATGGGGCTCTACCTTCTCCAGTGGGCAGTGGGTACTGTCTCTGAGAAAGGGCAGCAGGTTAGGCCTGTCATACTCTGCATACAGACTGATCTGCCTCTCGTGGTATTTCTGGCCCTTGTGGTGGTCTCGCTTAAACAGCTTGTGCAGGTACTGGAAggagaagaacaacaacaagtGCTGTTGAGTTATGATGATTTTATGGAATACTTCATATGTTTGCGCACATCTGATATGAATCTGAATTGGTAACGTGAATAATTGTACACTTGACATACTGTGTTGAGTGTTGAGGGTAGAGGACAGTAACAACACTCTTTAGTATGGGAAATTTCAGAGAGTTTGATCAACAGCTGACAGCTATTAATTCAAGTactggaactaaaagtggtggATAATACCCATATCAGACTTTATTTCTTCAATCCCTAAAGGCTGCATTAAATGATAGCTTTGGAATGAGGTGTAATACAGGGAAGACAATCAGGGAATTTCTAAACTGTAGGCTTCAAGTTCAATATCGGgttgggaggtgtagccacttcgCCAAGATCTGTAAGTGGACAaaactgtcaccctcagctgaaaGAGAATTGGTTGGATTGGTTGGCTCCCCTTCAATCTCAAAAgtttgcagatgaacagacggACGAAAAAAACATCTTCTGGAGGCAAGGGttttggtcagatgagacaaagttGAAAGTTGAAGCATTCAAACCCAAGAAGACTGTagcagctgttaagcatggtggtagtggtatcatgctctggggctgtttcactgccagtggaactggtacactGCACAAGGTGGTTGGAATAATGAAGTACAATGACTACCTTAGAATCTTCAGCATGTCCTTAAACCCTGTATCAGTATAATGaccttaaaaacacacataaaaagTGGCTGTGGAATGGAAAAAGAAGGCTAACATTAATCTTTTGGAATGGTCTTCTCAAAGTCCTGGCCTCTTTCCTGTTACTTACAAATATGTAATGTCACTTCCAAACGTTATGTCATAACTAAGACACAGCTGGCAGGGTGCATTCCTGGTGATGCAGATGATTGCTTAGCCATTCTCCAAGTAATAATCCATTTTCCCCTCactagagttttttttttttttaaaaagccccACAAACACTCCCGTTATTTTTAGACCAGAAAAATGTAACAGAGACAGTGAGTACAATAAAGTTTTATGTTCCCCCAGGGATCTGAATGCTTTCACTGGCAGTAaaggtggggtttttttttttataaattattttcaCTTGTTTACTTGGGCTGCtactaaacacattataaaaacaACATTGTTAAAAGCTAAAGCTCTGATTACATAATCAGAAGATTAATTTTTGCTTACCACATGCAAAAGCTCAGGTCTGTCTTTTAGCTCTTCCACCACTCTGTCCGTCtgaaagagacaaaaaaagaaagatgtaTCAGTAAACAGAGTTAGTGTGTTTTTAATCAGAAGACAGAGGGCGGCGGGGTGAACTCACCGATATTTTATCTTCATTATCCAGCAGCATGTCAACGGCTTTCtgaaaacaagagagagagaaagaggcagacaCATCTTTCACATCTGCGCAACGATTAATCAAAGCCTTCTGTCTCTGCCTTCCAAAACATAACATCAACAAAAAGAATCTATAACTTTGTTGACAATGAACATCAGCTCCTGGCATCAAACTCTTTAACCAGGCTTTTCAAATAACCCTGGACTAAAGCAACAAGCttacatataaaaatatgctgaataaaactgtttaaaatgtttattttgaaGGGCTCCTTAACTGGAACTTAAGCTGAAAGGTTATGGCTATGGGCTTAATATAGCAGTAGCACTGGATCCAGCACTGCATGCTACAGACGGTtatgtgctttttaaaaaatttttgGACAAACTACactacagtgaggaaaataagtatttgaacaccctgtgacttggcaccactgtttccaaggttactgtgggtaatacactaagaagtcatagtttaaagtcatgcatggcacggaagtttcccctgcttaaatcagcacatgtccaggcccgtcttaagtgtgcccatgaccatttggatgatccagaggagtcatgggagaaagttctgtggtcagatgagaccaaaatagaactttttggtcttaattccactcgccgtgtttagaggacgaagaatgatgagtaccatcccaaaaacaccatccctactgtagatgggtcgtggctgggtctttcaacatgacaatgacccaaagcacacagccaggataaccatggagtggctccgtaagaagcatatcaaggttctggagtggcctagccagtctccagacctaaaccctataAAAAAATCTTTGGAGGAAGCTCAAACTCAGTGTTTCTCAgcgacagcccagaaacctggctgatctggagaagatctgtgtggaggaattggccaaaatccctgctgcagtgtgtgcaaacctggtgaaaaactacaggaaatgtttgacctctgtaattgcaaacaaaggctactgtaccaaatattaacattaattttcacaggtgttcaaatacttatttgcagcagtaacacacaaataaattattaaaaaatcatacattgtgatttccggatttttttttagattatgtctctcacagtggacatgcacctaagatgaaaatttcagacccctccatgatttctaagagGGAGAACTttcaaagtcgcagggtgttcaaatacttattttcctcactgtatattCTATAagttcataattaataattctGAAAATGAGTCAAATAACATCCAAGGAACACCTCACCTCCTTATCAAAGTCCATGAGGAGGACAATCTTATCCTCGATGGAGGAGAACAGGTTGTGTTTGTGGATGAGCTGGTAGACGTCTTTGTGTCTGAGCCTCAGGTAGATCTCCAGTGCTCGGTCATAGCGTTGGTCATATGTGTATCTAAACAGGAACAACACATTGAGACATACACTGCTAACCAGATATTGTCTGATTTTGGACCATTCCAGCATTgcatttactatttactatttttatttattactatttactATTACAGGAACtaggcaggctgtgtgtgtgcatttatccataaacatttggacagcaCACAGCAGTGTCCAAAACCCGACCCCTACCCACCCAACATCCACCCCAATGCAATTCCTACCTGGAAAAACACAGAGATATGCAACCAGATGGGACTAAAATTATCAGGCACCTACTGAGTTCACTGAAAAACAATTCATGCTGTAATTGTCTCagaggatgaaaaaaaaagtgatacGGATGGGAATAAAATCTCAGGGGAgcccagtgaagagagaattaCCCCATGGCCCCATGGAAATTGCATCCTGTCCAAATAAGACATCAATTGGGATAAAGTTTTGCCTAGTCCTCCATGCAGTTGGAAGTTCATTCAGCTATGTGATCTTTCTTGCATGCACAGTCAGTTTCAAATCACAAACACCCTCAATCTTAAATAAGTGTAGAGCATATGTTTTTGTATTGGTGTTTTCTGCTACTCACAGTTCAGCCAGTGTGGTGAGCAGGATGCTGTTGGTGGGGTCCTTCTTAAGGTGGTTTGTTACAGCCTGGACTATAGTCATGTTGTTGTAGAGTTCTCCTGGCCATTCACGGATCAGTGTGGCAAAACCCTGGAAAAGCAAGATGCAATGCATTTGGATTAGAACTACATACTGGCCTTTAAAATATTATGACTTCTCTAATCTCTCATCACTTCCGTAAAtttgtaaaataatataaaatacccATGTTAAATATGAGGAAAgtataaaacaatgaaaatatcCGTTTAGTCACCTCATAGTCAGTAAGGAGGAATTCATGCAGGATCATCTCGTAAATGGCAGGTCTGAGGCGAAGGTCTCCTCTGGGTAAATACTGACTAATGGCCTGGAAGCAAAGAGATATTAGAGAGATTTTAAAAGAACAACATGACAAAGTGATGGCACACAGCTGTAAATTATCTTTATTGGACCAGTGAAACTAGTGAACTAGTGAAGGGTTTAAATGCTGTCAGGCGTGAAGGGTCAACTTGTGTTTAGACATCACAGCTACATGGTAAAACCTTGTTTATACTAATTAGCATTTGTGTGATTTCACTGCTATCAAACCAACATCTCACAACACCCTGAGGTAGAACGGGAAGGCAGAAGGCAGAAATATTTTTCCTATTGGTGCAGTGAGAAATGGAAGAaaaaaggagatggagaaagttTGTTTGACATGTGGTTGGAAGCGAGAGGCGGAGTATATAAAGACAAAGAGGATCGAGAGGTGAAGTTCCCAAAAATTAAGctataatataacatataacataaCAATTACAACATGTTATAATCAACACATAACTCTTAATACTTACATAAACATTTTATCAAGaaagaaccaacagaaatggCCAAATAGTTGCATTAAATTAGCATGCATGAATCATAAGAacaattgtttttttctttttaccatTTCAGAGATGGGTTCTTGAtcagttttatatttataaacatgAACACCATATCTCTAAATGTATGAATGATATTGATATACTGATATTCCTCTCAAAATCTTAGCCAACATGTCACATAAAAGCACAATCAGTTTAGTGTACACAGGACTTTAGGCTAACTTACCTTCAACTGTCCAATACTTCTGAACCGATACACCTCATTTTCCCAAAGATCCATATTCTTGCCCAGCACTTTCTGACACTTTCTGTAAATGACATAGAGAGTTGCAGCTTACTTGTCCGCAACATTTAACCTTTAAATACAATAGAAACTGCTCTGTTGCAGTACCTAGCCGCAGTGTCATAATCTCCTTTCTCCACCAGGTGATTGATGTAGGCCATTCCAATTTTCTGCTTATTCAGAATACAAACAGTAAATACAGTGCTTTAAACAACTTAAATGGAAGATTATGAATGTAATAAAACTTGAAGAAAATTACTTCTGATTACAAAATACAACTTATTAGGCTGCTACTATAAAATGTGATGTATATGCTGAGCTCCTATACTCTGTACCTGAACATCATGCCTCTTGATGTTTTTGAAGCTGATTTCAGCTGCCATCAGTGCCTCCTGGAACAAATTCAAACATCTTCAAAATCTATAACCAGCACATTTTACATTACAGTCCAATAACAGTGTAACAGCATCATCTAACCatcaaaaacagtcaataataatatagaaatacaaGATATACAAGGTTTAAAATGCTTCACACAGCACACCTCATATTTCTTCTTGTCGAGCAGCCAGTCGATGT
Coding sequences within it:
- the vps41 gene encoding vacuolar protein sorting-associated protein 41 homolog, whose protein sequence is MSELEEKGRKPSEESTDESEEEDSEEEPKLKYERLANGVTEILQTDAASCMTVHDKFLALGTHFGKVFLLDVQGNVTQKYEISSVKINQISLDESGEHVGICSEDGKVQVFGLYTREGFHENFDCPIKVVALHPQFSKSNNKQFVTGGNKLLLYERNWLNRWKTSTLHEGEGSITNVKWRANLIAWANNVGVKIYDISSKQRITNVLRDNTSLRPDMYPCSLCWKDNTTLIIGWGSSVKICVVKERDPTEIRDLPSRYVEIVSAFETEFFISGLAPLADQLVTLYYVKENSDHMEEEFRARPRLDIIQPLPESCEEISSDALTVRNFQENECRDYRLEHSEGESLFYIISPKDIVVAKERDQDDHIDWLLDKKKYEEALMAAEISFKNIKRHDVQKIGMAYINHLVEKGDYDTAARKCQKVLGKNMDLWENEVYRFRSIGQLKAISQYLPRGDLRLRPAIYEMILHEFLLTDYEGFATLIREWPGELYNNMTIVQAVTNHLKKDPTNSILLTTLAELYTYDQRYDRALEIYLRLRHKDVYQLIHKHNLFSSIEDKIVLLMDFDKEKAVDMLLDNEDKISTDRVVEELKDRPELLHVYLHKLFKRDHHKGQKYHERQISLYAEYDRPNLLPFLRDSTHCPLEKALEICQQRHFVEETVFLLSRMGNCRRALQMIMEELGDVDKAIEFAKEQDDAELWEDLISYSIDKPPFITGLLNNIGTHVDPILLIHRIKEGMEIPNLRDSLVKILQDYNLQILLREGCKKILVADSLSLLHKMHRTQMRGVRVDEENICEACHVTILPSDTAQPFSVVVFHCRHMFHKECLPSQGTVPGVQYCNICSAKRRGPGSGILDMKK